Within the Myxosarcina sp. GI1 genome, the region TCACGAATTGCGGACTCCCCTCAACGGCATTCTTGGCTATGCTCAAATTCTCAAACGCGATCGCCATTTGAGCGAAACTCAAACCGAAGGACTAAAAATTATCCATCAAAGCGGCAATCACTTACTCACTTTAATTAACGATATTCTCGATCTGGCTAAAATTGAAGCTCGTAAATTGGAACTCTATCCCAACAAAATTAATTTACAGGCATTTCTTGAAGGAGTTATCGGCATTATTAAAATGCGAGCTTTAGAAAAAGACCTCTTATTTGTCTGTGAGAAACCTACAGCTTTACCTTCAGGTATCCTAGCCGACGAAAAACGCTTGCGACAGGTGTTAATCAATCTTTTAGGTAATGCGGTTAAATTTACCGAACGGGGACGAGTAACTCTTAAGGTTAGCAGTATCGGTATAGAGCAAAAAGAACGCCAAACGCTGCGTTTTGAAGTTATCGATACTGGCGTGGGGATGACACCCCAACAGTTAGAAAAAATCTTTCAGCCTTTCGAGCAAGTAGGAGATGCTAAACAGCGCGCTATGGGAACTGGTTTGGGCTTAGCTATTACCAAAGAACTGGTGGAATTGATGTCGGGAGAACTACAGGTTAGTAGCGAACTGGGTAAAGGCTCTAATTTTTGGTTTGAGGCTACTTTCCCCGTGATTGAAGCTGCTACGGTAAGCAAATCGGAGGTTGTCGGCAGAATTATCAATTATCGCGGCGATCGCCGTCAGATTCTCATTGCCGATGATAGAGAAGTCAATCGTTCGCTGCTAGTCAATCTGCTCGAACCTTTAGGATTTGAAACTAGCACAGCAGAAAATGGACAGCAGGTAATTGAGCTTACCCAAACCTTAAAACCAGATCTAATTATTACCGATCTGGTAATGCCTGTAGTCACGGGTTTAGAAGCCGCACAAAAGATTCGCCAAATTCCAGAAGTTCGACATACGCCAATTATTGCTGTCTCTGCCAGCGTTTTAGAAGTCGATCGCCAGAAAAGTCAACTGGCTGGATGCGATGCCTTTTTAGCCAAACCTATCGACGAAGAACAGCTACTTTTGCTGCTGCAAGAGTATCTAAAGTTGGAATGGATTTATGAGGAGATAGAACCAACTATTTCTAAGTCAGTAGCAACTGAAGCCGAATCAATAAAAGCTCCGCCACCAGAAGAAATGGAAAAGCTCTACGAGCTAGCTATGCTGGGCAGCATGAAGAAAATCAAAGAGCGAGCGATGTATCTAGAGGAACTAGACAAACAATACGCGCCTTTAGCTGCCAAACTCAAAAATTTAGCCGATGGGTTTCAGGAAAAGGCAATTGTCAATCTAATCGAGCAATATAGACCCTGAAACAATAATTGTTAGTTTTAAAAGCTTTGACAACAAATCATAAATTTTAAACTTGAAATTAAGAAATAAATGAGTCGAAAAATTAAAACCACAACTGTTAGAGACAAGAAAAATAAAATCTTTCAACTGCCAAAGAATTTACCAATCTCTTATCTATTAGTCATTCCATTCGTACTAGAAATTTTTGCCGTTGTCGGTATAGTTGGCTATTTTTCCTTTCGTAACGGACAGCAAGCGGTAAACAAACTGGCTACTCAATTACAAACAGAAGTAAGCGAGCGAGTGACACTGCATTTAGATAATTATTTGGCAACTGCCAAACATATTACTCAAATTAATGCCAGGGCGATCGAACTTGGCTTAATCGATCTTAATGACTATCAAACTTCTGGTCGCTATTTTTGGCATCAAATACAGACTTATCAGAATGTAGGATACATCGACTATATTTTGCCTACAGGAGAGTATGTTGGTGCTGGTCGTTGGCTCGAAGGTCGCGGTGTAACTATCGATGAAATATCCGCCAGAACTAATTGGAATTCTTATACATACACCACAGATCCCCACGGCAACCGTACCGAAATGGTTTATGAGTCTGACTACGCTCCTTTAGAAGAAACTTGGTACCAAGAAACAGTTAAAGCCAAAAAGCCAATTTGGAATCAAGTTTATGCCTGGGAAGATTTCCCCGATATTTTATCAGTTGCTACTAGCTTTCCCGTATACAACAGTGACAGTAGCCTAATTGCGATTGCGGGAGTAGATTTACAGCTTAAAGGATTTAGCAGCTTTCTACGCAACTTGGAAGTTAGTCCTTCAACCAAAATATTTGTCATCGAGCCAAATGGTTTAATTATTGCTGATTCTAGTAAAGAGCCGCCCTATAAGTTTGAAAACGGCGAGGCACAACGTCTAAAGGTTTTTGCCAGCCAAGATCGATTAATTCAAGCTACAGCCAAACAACTTCAGCAGCAATTTGGCAGTTTCGAGCGAATCGATCGAGAGCAACGGTTAGTATTCGATCTCGATGGTAAAAAGCAGTTTGCCAAAGTAACGCCCTGGCAAGATGAATTGGGTTTAGATTGGCTGGTAGTCGTAGCCATGTCCGAATCAGATTTTATGGCAGAAATTAATGCTAATAGTCGCACTACAATCTTTTTGTGTCTTGCTGCTTTAATAATGGCGATTATTTTGGGCTTGAAAACTGCTAGCTGGATAACCAAACCCATTCACCGTCTCAATGATGCCAGTAGCGCGATCGCCAAAGGAGATCTAGAACAAACGATCGAGATTCGGGGAGTTAAAGAACTCAATATTTTGGCTGGTTCATTCAATCAAATGGCAAGTCAGTTAAAGATTTCTTTTGCCAAACTCGATCGCATCAATCAAGAACTAGAACATCGTGTCGAAGAACGTACTGTCGAATTTTTAAAAGCCAAAAAAACAGCAGAAACAGCCAGTCGAGCTAAAAGTGAATTTTTATCTAATATGAGTCACGAACTGCGGACACCGCTCAACGGGATTCTTGGCTATGCCCAAATTTTGCAGCGCGATCGCTCTCTAACATCACAACAAATTCGAGGAATTAACGTTATTTATAGTAGTGGCAATCATTTGTTGACTTTAATCAATGACATTTTAGACATATCTAAAATCGAGGCTGGTAAGCTAGAGCTATTTAATACCGATATCGAGTTAGAACCTTTTTTTGCTGGTTTAGAAGATATCGTGCGGATGCGAGCCATCGAAAAGAACATTTCTTTTGCCTCTCAAGCTGTTACACCTCTGCCTACAGGCATTATTGCTGATGAGAAGCGATTGCGACAAGTATTGCTCAACTTATTGAGTAACGCCATTAAATTTACCGACACGGGTGAGGTAATTTTAAAAGTAAGTGCCAGTTATGCTACAGCAACGGAGGAGAGCAACCTACAAACTTTTCGTTTTGAGGTTGTAGATACGGGTATCGGCATGAATCCTCAACAGCTAGATAAAATCTTTCACGCCTTCGAGCAGGTAGGCGATCTCCAACGACAACAAGAAGGAACGGGCTTGGGTTTGGCGATTAGCAAACAGCTAGTCGAACTGATGGGCGGAAAACTTCAGGTTAGCAGTGAATCAGGCAAAGGTTCGACCTTTTGGTTTGAAGTTGTGTTTCCCGTCATTGAGATGAAAAACAGAAAGGCGATCGAACGGCAAAATCGCCAAATTGTCGGCTATCAAGAAGATTCAAAACATATTTTGATAGTTGACGACCGTGAAGAAAATCGCTTGGTATTACAAAATATGCTCGAACCATTGGGGTTCAAAATTACTTTAGCCAAAGATGGTCAACAAGAAGTAGATCTGGCTTTAAAAACTAAACCAGATTGTATTTTGACCGATTTAATGATGCCAGTAAAAAGTGGTTTTGAAGCAGTCAAAGAGATTCGCAGATTTGACTCGTTTAAAGATGTAGTTATCATTGCTATTTCTGCTAGTGTCTCAGATGCAGAACGCCGACAAAGTCGATCGTTTGGTTGCGATGACTTTTTGCCCAAACCAGTAGAAGAAGTGAAACTACTGGCTGCTTTACAGAAGTATTTACAGTTGACCTGGATTTATGAAACCAAAGCCAGCTTGCAGAACGAGTCAGTAGTAACTGAAGCTGTCTCGCTAAAAGCTCCGCCACCAGAAGAAATGGAAAAGCTTTACGAGCTAGCAATGTTGGGCAGTATGAAGAAAATAAAAGAACAAGCAATGTATTTAGAGGAATTAGACCAAAAATATGCTCCTCTAGCTGCCAAACTTAAAAATTTAGCTAATGGATTTCAGGAAAAAGCAATTGTCAATCTAATCGAACAATTTTTGTAGTTTTTAGACTCATACTTGGGAATTATTAAAACATATCTTTTATAGCAAACGGACTAGTAGGCAAGAACATCACAGTTTTATTCAAAAGGCAAAATACAATGGTTAGCATGATTTCAAAGTGTTTTATTTTTTACTTTGACTGCTATAACTACTCTATTTTTAAAGATTAAATTAAGATTCCAAACTGAAAAAAACTCGATGAAACGTTGGCAAGCAAAACTATTTAGAATCACTAAAATTGATAAAGCTTTCTCTACTGCCGTAACTTTAACTTTTATTACGGGGATTTCCTGTAGCGCGATCGCATCTTTTATTGTTTGGCATTTCGAACAAACAAAAATTACTTATCAATTCGAGCATCAGGGAGCGAATGTTGCTGCTGCAATTAATAATAAACTAGAGCAAAATTTACAAAATTTGCAGTCGATAGTCAATTTTTATCATGCCTCAGATAAAGTGACTAGACAAGAATTTCATCAGTTTGTCCACAATTACATA harbors:
- a CDS encoding hybrid sensor histidine kinase/response regulator is translated as MSRKIKTTTVRDKKNKIFQLPKNLPISYLLVIPFVLEIFAVVGIVGYFSFRNGQQAVNKLATQLQTEVSERVTLHLDNYLATAKHITQINARAIELGLIDLNDYQTSGRYFWHQIQTYQNVGYIDYILPTGEYVGAGRWLEGRGVTIDEISARTNWNSYTYTTDPHGNRTEMVYESDYAPLEETWYQETVKAKKPIWNQVYAWEDFPDILSVATSFPVYNSDSSLIAIAGVDLQLKGFSSFLRNLEVSPSTKIFVIEPNGLIIADSSKEPPYKFENGEAQRLKVFASQDRLIQATAKQLQQQFGSFERIDREQRLVFDLDGKKQFAKVTPWQDELGLDWLVVVAMSESDFMAEINANSRTTIFLCLAALIMAIILGLKTASWITKPIHRLNDASSAIAKGDLEQTIEIRGVKELNILAGSFNQMASQLKISFAKLDRINQELEHRVEERTVEFLKAKKTAETASRAKSEFLSNMSHELRTPLNGILGYAQILQRDRSLTSQQIRGINVIYSSGNHLLTLINDILDISKIEAGKLELFNTDIELEPFFAGLEDIVRMRAIEKNISFASQAVTPLPTGIIADEKRLRQVLLNLLSNAIKFTDTGEVILKVSASYATATEESNLQTFRFEVVDTGIGMNPQQLDKIFHAFEQVGDLQRQQEGTGLGLAISKQLVELMGGKLQVSSESGKGSTFWFEVVFPVIEMKNRKAIERQNRQIVGYQEDSKHILIVDDREENRLVLQNMLEPLGFKITLAKDGQQEVDLALKTKPDCILTDLMMPVKSGFEAVKEIRRFDSFKDVVIIAISASVSDAERRQSRSFGCDDFLPKPVEEVKLLAALQKYLQLTWIYETKASLQNESVVTEAVSLKAPPPEEMEKLYELAMLGSMKKIKEQAMYLEELDQKYAPLAAKLKNLANGFQEKAIVNLIEQFL